In Chlamydia serpentis, the following are encoded in one genomic region:
- a CDS encoding polymorphic outer membrane protein middle domain-containing protein → MKTSIRKFLISTTLAPCIASTAFSVEVIMPSDNFDGASGKIFPYTTLADPRGTICIFSGDLYIANLDNSISRTSSSCFTNTAGALQVLGKGATLSFKNIRSATDGAAISSSVTQNPEKNPMSFSGFNRMIFENCESLTSDTSSGSIKAHGSAIYSTTPISFSNNSSILFQYNRSAGPGAGIRGPSITIESSKNQLLFNANGSTSYGGALTSSAAINLINNLTPITFSNNAAGIYGGAVYLTAGSMLTSNNTSDVTFINNSARSGGAIFANGNVTFSNNRALTFHNNTASPQNSVPSTTPPPSNPPVLGYGGAIYCNPPAGSSAQLSISGEDSVAFITNIATEEGGALYGKSIAISSNKSTIFIGNLALKGGAIAISNSGDLSLSADQGDIIFDKNIAAPTSGSYRNSIYFGQDAKFVTLGAGKGYNLYFYDPITSADLSSGTTPPSVIVNPKGNSNTTYSGNIVFSGKMLNTDEMAKSNNLLSTLNQKLELQGGTLALRDSVTLQVHTFQQHPESTLFMDAGTTLATTNGASSNTDGAITLSNLVINLDSLDGTKAAIVNAQSTNGALTISGKLGLIHDSTDCCDNHQMFNHDLNQVPILELKATSGTVTTTDFDVSSDSYKPSPYGYQGSWEFILANNKVSGNWKKNGYIPHPERLAPLIPNSLWGNILDLRAVSQASAAGGEDIPGKQLSFTGITNFFHADHNDKARSYRHMGGGYLINTYTRMTPDSALSLGFGQLFTKSKDYLVGHGHSNAYFATAYSNITKTLFGSYNVFSGFTSRVTYSRSNEKLKTSYTKLPKARCSWSNNSWLGEFEANLPVILSSRILNLKQIIPFVKAEIAYANHGSFQENNSEGRIFGRGHLLNVAVPIGLRFDRYSHNRPDFYTILVAYAPDIYRHNPHCNTTLPINGATWSSLGNDLTRSALLVQASSHTSVNDILEICGHCGCDIRRTSRQYTLDIGSKLRF, encoded by the coding sequence ATGAAAACGTCTATTCGTAAGTTTTTAATTTCTACAACACTAGCGCCATGTATTGCTTCAACAGCGTTTTCTGTAGAAGTTATTATGCCTTCCGATAATTTTGATGGCGCAAGTGGAAAAATTTTCCCATACACAACACTTGCTGATCCTAGAGGGACGATTTGTATTTTTTCTGGTGATCTCTATATAGCTAATCTTGATAATTCAATCTCTAGAACTTCTTCTAGTTGTTTTACTAATACCGCAGGAGCCCTTCAAGTCTTAGGGAAAGGAGCTACTCTCTCTTTCAAAAACATACGTTCCGCAACAGACGGAGCTGCTATCAGTAGCTCAGTAACTCAAAATCCTGAAAAGAACCCCATGAGTTTTTCTGGATTTAATCGAATGATCTTTGAGAATTGTGAGTCACTCACTTCAGACACTTCATCCGGAAGCATCAAAGCTCATGGATCAGCAATCTATTCTACAACACCAATAAGCTTCAGTAACAACAGTTCTATACTATTTCAATACAACCGTTCTGCAGGACCTGGTGCAGGCATTAGAGGACCAAGCATCACTATAGAGAGTAGTAAAAATCAACTTCTCTTTAATGCTAATGGATCTACCTCATATGGAGGAGCTCTCACAAGCTCGGCAGCTATCAATCTTATAAATAACCTAACTCCTATAACCTTCTCAAATAACGCTGCAGGAATTTACGGAGGTGCTGTTTACCTTACTGCGGGATCCATGTTAACTTCTAACAATACCTCAGACGTTACATTTATTAATAATAGTGCACGTTCTGGAGGAGCTATCTTTGCTAATGGAAATGTTACTTTTTCTAATAACAGAGCTCTTACCTTCCATAACAATACAGCATCTCCTCAAAATTCGGTTCCTTCTACTACTCCACCACCATCTAACCCTCCGGTCTTAGGCTACGGTGGAGCAATCTATTGTAATCCTCCAGCAGGATCAAGTGCCCAACTTTCTATATCTGGCGAAGACTCTGTTGCATTCATAACGAATATAGCTACCGAAGAAGGCGGAGCACTTTATGGTAAAAGCATTGCTATTTCTTCTAATAAATCTACAATATTTATTGGAAACCTAGCCTTGAAAGGAGGAGCCATTGCGATTTCTAATTCTGGAGATCTTTCTCTATCCGCAGATCAAGGGGATATTATCTTTGATAAAAATATAGCCGCACCAACCAGCGGATCATATCGCAATAGTATTTATTTCGGACAAGATGCAAAATTTGTTACTCTAGGTGCTGGCAAAGGTTATAACCTCTATTTTTATGATCCCATTACCTCAGCCGATCTTTCTAGTGGTACAACTCCTCCTTCTGTTATTGTGAATCCAAAAGGCAATTCTAATACTACGTATTCAGGAAATATCGTTTTCTCAGGAAAGATGTTAAATACTGATGAGATGGCAAAATCCAATAATTTATTATCTACGCTGAATCAAAAGCTTGAGCTCCAGGGAGGCACTCTGGCATTGCGAGATAGCGTCACATTACAGGTTCATACCTTTCAACAACATCCAGAGTCTACCCTCTTCATGGATGCAGGTACAACGCTAGCAACTACAAATGGGGCTAGCAGTAATACTGATGGTGCTATTACTTTAAGTAATCTTGTGATCAATTTAGACTCTTTGGATGGTACTAAAGCTGCTATTGTCAATGCGCAAAGTACGAATGGAGCTCTTACTATATCAGGCAAATTAGGACTTATTCATGACTCTACGGACTGCTGTGATAACCATCAGATGTTCAATCACGATTTAAATCAAGTGCCAATTTTAGAGCTTAAAGCCACTTCTGGAACGGTGACTACTACAGATTTTGATGTCAGCTCGGACAGCTATAAGCCTAGTCCTTATGGTTATCAAGGTTCTTGGGAGTTTATCTTAGCAAATAATAAAGTCTCGGGAAATTGGAAAAAGAACGGTTATATTCCTCATCCTGAGCGTCTTGCTCCTTTGATTCCCAATAGTCTTTGGGGCAATATCCTGGATTTAAGAGCTGTGAGCCAAGCTTCAGCAGCTGGAGGAGAGGATATTCCTGGAAAGCAACTTAGCTTCACAGGAATTACAAACTTCTTTCATGCAGATCATAACGATAAAGCCCGTAGCTATCGTCATATGGGTGGAGGCTATCTCATTAATACCTACACACGCATGACTCCAGACTCTGCTTTAAGTCTAGGCTTCGGTCAGCTCTTTACAAAGTCTAAAGATTATCTAGTAGGTCATGGTCATTCTAATGCCTATTTTGCCACAGCATATTCAAACATTACAAAAACTCTATTTGGATCATACAACGTTTTTTCAGGATTTACGTCCCGAGTTACTTATAGCCGAAGCAATGAAAAATTAAAAACTTCCTATACAAAATTACCTAAAGCCCGCTGTTCTTGGAGCAATAATAGCTGGTTAGGGGAATTCGAAGCTAACCTGCCAGTAATTCTCTCTTCACGCATTCTAAACCTTAAGCAGATTATTCCCTTTGTAAAAGCTGAAATTGCCTACGCAAATCATGGAAGCTTCCAAGAAAATAACTCAGAAGGAAGAATCTTTGGTCGCGGACATCTACTCAATGTAGCAGTCCCGATAGGACTCCGATTTGATAGGTATTCCCATAACCGACCAGATTTTTATACTATACTTGTAGCCTATGCTCCTGACATCTATCGGCATAATCCCCATTGTAATACTACTTTGCCTATCAATGGAGCTACCTGGTCTTCTTTAGGGAATGATCTGACAAGAAGTGCTTTGTTAGTGCAAGCTTCGAGTCATACTTCAGTAAACGATATTTTAGAGATATGTGGCCACTGTGGATGTGACATTCGCAGAACTTCGCGTCAATATACTCTAGATATAGGAAGTAAATTACGTTTTTAA
- a CDS encoding DUF562 domain-containing protein, with amino-acid sequence MNYYLHSWFTTIRYHFVQAFDVSRPLYSRITDFALGIIKAIPIVGHIFIGIEWLISCCRKQAVSQPIFSSDVAKILKVERRVGQDHISRIENQMRGLRKIIYTEHQDRIHGHFKEAPYADMSSSEFLELRSGIDIQEIGKAFSKIRSRITRSYIYAPSLQVDTIAIVGINLINPEEYENFVRLANEVQRLYPNTEITLYLATNFHGTWRQDTSSNREELFSLLGLHSSIDYISEHKCFPAILGPENLKEFELMIGCYGEQSCLTDGQVLQKAIGVSTKETPWVNVMHKLDPICKCEVPLSLNTEEDKDDLYKNLSFLDNHFHTLGIGIGPGESGILLDRQRLHAPLSQGYYCPSYLADLHNEELKILLFSTFLDPEEITKEELRKVSINFGNTSNTASWIHFLRLVACNEKEKHLVVVYNDPSLKKDSLSSEEISILIQELSKEGYGYLNIVSCDICQDSVVQKRLVLHENGNGRSVTVLISRMPESHPDICNLQLASERMLVSSKKGTADAYAAGCKILAFDDSSQPWVLNHNTYAQMMQDQEVSTQEFLCKERLTVRLCNKITKEKNLIFSIDAAIKHALLRFHNPDLFGDERDSLGSSVINALVSYVSNLEVTNYKTSERGVIESKNILLTREDHKVTVFFESFDKLANDVCLLYPEESLFIFKSTGISDDDISIFDEEELSEDKSLKKRPKSF; translated from the coding sequence GTGAATTATTATTTACATTCCTGGTTTACTACAATTCGTTATCATTTTGTTCAAGCTTTTGATGTTTCGCGTCCCTTATATTCAAGAATTACTGACTTTGCCTTGGGAATCATCAAGGCGATTCCCATCGTAGGGCATATTTTCATAGGAATAGAGTGGTTGATCTCCTGTTGTAGAAAACAAGCAGTTTCTCAACCTATTTTCTCTTCTGATGTTGCTAAAATACTTAAAGTAGAAAGGAGAGTAGGTCAGGATCATATATCGAGAATTGAGAACCAAATGAGGGGTCTTAGGAAGATTATCTATACCGAACACCAGGATAGAATACATGGGCATTTTAAAGAAGCTCCTTACGCTGATATGAGTTCTAGCGAGTTTCTTGAACTACGTTCAGGAATTGATATTCAAGAAATTGGGAAAGCGTTTTCAAAGATTCGTAGTCGTATTACCCGGTCATATATTTATGCTCCTTCTCTTCAAGTAGATACTATTGCTATTGTGGGTATAAATTTAATAAATCCAGAAGAATATGAGAATTTTGTGCGGCTAGCGAATGAAGTTCAAAGGCTTTATCCTAATACTGAAATTACTCTTTATCTTGCGACTAATTTTCATGGAACCTGGAGACAAGATACTTCCTCAAACAGAGAAGAATTGTTTTCCTTATTAGGTTTACATTCTAGCATTGATTACATCTCAGAGCACAAGTGCTTTCCAGCAATTTTAGGGCCAGAAAATCTTAAAGAGTTCGAGCTTATGATTGGTTGTTATGGGGAACAATCTTGCTTAACAGATGGCCAGGTCCTTCAGAAAGCAATAGGAGTTTCGACTAAAGAAACTCCTTGGGTGAATGTTATGCATAAATTAGATCCTATATGTAAGTGTGAGGTTCCTTTATCTTTAAATACTGAAGAGGATAAGGATGATTTATATAAAAATCTCTCTTTCTTAGATAATCATTTTCATACTCTTGGCATAGGCATTGGACCCGGAGAATCGGGAATATTATTGGATCGTCAAAGGCTCCATGCTCCTTTATCTCAGGGCTACTACTGCCCTTCGTATTTGGCTGACCTGCATAATGAAGAATTGAAGATTTTATTATTCTCAACATTTCTAGATCCTGAGGAGATTACCAAAGAAGAACTTCGTAAAGTATCTATAAATTTTGGAAATACTTCAAATACTGCGTCATGGATTCATTTTCTTCGTTTAGTTGCATGCAATGAAAAAGAAAAGCATTTGGTTGTAGTTTACAATGATCCTAGTCTTAAAAAAGACAGCTTATCTTCTGAAGAGATCTCTATACTTATCCAAGAACTTAGCAAAGAGGGATACGGCTATTTGAACATTGTTAGCTGTGATATATGTCAGGACAGTGTAGTGCAAAAGCGTCTGGTATTACATGAAAATGGAAATGGGAGATCTGTTACTGTTTTGATATCCAGAATGCCTGAGTCGCATCCCGATATCTGTAATTTGCAGTTGGCATCAGAGAGAATGCTTGTTTCGAGTAAAAAAGGAACTGCTGATGCTTACGCTGCGGGATGTAAAATTCTTGCCTTTGATGATTCAAGTCAACCCTGGGTTCTGAATCATAACACTTATGCCCAGATGATGCAGGATCAGGAAGTAAGCACGCAAGAGTTTTTATGTAAAGAGCGACTAACCGTAAGGTTATGTAATAAAATCACTAAAGAGAAAAATTTGATATTTTCCATAGATGCTGCAATAAAACATGCTTTGCTAAGATTCCATAATCCAGATCTTTTTGGTGATGAGAGAGACTCTTTAGGGAGCTCTGTTATAAATGCTCTAGTATCTTATGTTTCGAATTTGGAAGTTACAAATTACAAAACCTCTGAAAGAGGAGTTATCGAAAGCAAAAACATTTTGCTTACTCGTGAAGATCATAAAGTCACTGTATTCTTTGAGTCATTTGATAAGTTGGCTAATGATGTCTGTTTGTTATATCCTGAAGAGTCTCTATTCATCTTTAAGAGTACTGGAATTTCTGATGACGATATTTCAATTTTTGATGAAGAGGAACTATCAGAGGATAAGAGTTTGAAAAAACGACCAAAATCCTTTTAA
- a CDS encoding DUF562 domain-containing protein, whose protein sequence is MACSFISSWFSVVRQHFIRAFDFTRPLCSRITDFALGVIKAIPVVGHVIIGVEWLISSCRERVVRKTKFTSEVASILKVEKTQGRDYLLPLERYLSSVRVSVSEEDLGKVHGKLPENPSANVTSREILNLPMYQEFCDLTKTFGVVRKRVAQAYRGVKQLEIKGLALVGVALLDQEETINFVRLANGVQEQYPNTSIDLYLIRTVEGNEDCIVSKERMAALRSLGLDPKIKIRSIPRPCLSLSSPESLPMGSSSYSLMISYYGKEQPLKKQTEIQGILNLPLEDIRCIAVKNQENASFPDFCFSKSMPWTDEDHLAVYSALSEPYPKHSLVTLGLEASASGLLLDPFRVHAPLSRSHSCPSYLLDIQDEELRRLILAAFLDPYNISNQEFRSVSINFGSSPSGKRWLDFLKRVLQSEDTQHVVVVCNDPQLSATGFTPEAVSELANELKESGYSCLDITSVNAEGIFVRQSLVLNDNPNARSYTVILTDLAAGSGDIRSLQLASDRILVSTALDAADACAAGCKILEYEDPNESWAQEIERFYQEVEQEEKPSGMIVPRDYFRARVCERIASERNFLFILDSAIKQAMWREKVDNLMLIELEVLRVSLILEAYVKNYINIGGTQRAEKSIQLFINCNELDQVIQQVCYPPEEDDSDSEESFLEKFWKE, encoded by the coding sequence GTGGCTTGTTCTTTTATCTCTTCTTGGTTTTCTGTTGTTCGGCAGCATTTTATTAGGGCCTTTGACTTCACCCGTCCTTTGTGCTCACGGATTACAGATTTTGCTTTAGGGGTTATCAAAGCGATTCCGGTTGTGGGGCATGTGATTATAGGAGTCGAATGGCTAATTTCCTCTTGCCGCGAACGAGTTGTTAGGAAGACAAAATTTACTTCTGAGGTTGCTAGTATTCTTAAAGTAGAAAAGACACAGGGACGCGATTACTTACTTCCATTAGAGCGTTATTTGTCTAGCGTTAGAGTTAGCGTTTCTGAAGAAGATTTAGGGAAGGTGCATGGAAAACTCCCAGAAAATCCCTCAGCAAATGTGACATCTAGAGAGATTTTAAATCTTCCCATGTATCAAGAATTCTGCGATCTAACCAAAACATTTGGTGTAGTTCGTAAGAGGGTAGCCCAAGCCTATAGGGGGGTAAAGCAACTAGAAATTAAAGGTCTTGCTCTTGTTGGTGTCGCTCTTTTAGATCAGGAAGAAACTATCAATTTCGTCCGTTTGGCTAATGGTGTGCAAGAGCAGTATCCCAATACCTCGATAGACCTTTATTTAATAAGAACAGTTGAGGGAAACGAGGATTGTATTGTTTCTAAAGAGAGGATGGCAGCACTTCGTTCTCTAGGTTTAGATCCAAAAATTAAAATTAGATCAATTCCTAGACCATGTTTGTCTCTTAGTTCCCCTGAAAGTCTTCCTATGGGTTCATCTAGTTATAGTCTTATGATTAGTTATTATGGCAAAGAACAACCCTTAAAAAAACAAACTGAAATCCAGGGTATTTTAAATCTTCCTTTAGAGGATATTCGGTGTATTGCTGTGAAAAATCAGGAAAATGCCTCTTTTCCTGATTTTTGTTTTTCTAAAAGTATGCCCTGGACTGACGAGGACCATCTTGCTGTATACTCCGCCTTATCCGAACCTTATCCAAAACATAGCCTAGTTACCTTGGGACTTGAGGCAAGTGCTTCTGGATTACTTTTAGATCCCTTTAGGGTCCATGCTCCTTTATCTAGGTCTCATTCTTGTCCTTCTTATCTTTTAGATATACAAGATGAAGAGTTACGTCGTTTAATATTAGCTGCTTTTCTCGATCCCTATAATATAAGTAATCAAGAGTTTCGTTCTGTTTCTATAAATTTTGGGAGCTCTCCCTCTGGGAAAAGGTGGTTAGACTTCCTAAAGCGTGTGTTGCAATCCGAAGACACTCAACATGTAGTTGTAGTGTGTAATGATCCTCAACTTTCGGCAACAGGGTTTACTCCAGAGGCGGTCTCTGAATTGGCGAATGAGCTAAAAGAATCAGGTTATTCCTGTCTCGACATTACCTCAGTGAATGCTGAGGGAATTTTTGTTAGGCAAAGTTTAGTCTTAAATGACAATCCGAATGCTAGGTCATATACAGTGATACTTACTGATCTGGCTGCAGGGAGCGGGGATATCCGTAGTTTACAACTGGCTTCCGATAGAATACTGGTCTCTACTGCTCTTGACGCTGCGGATGCCTGCGCTGCGGGATGTAAGATTTTAGAATATGAGGATCCAAATGAATCTTGGGCTCAGGAGATAGAGAGATTTTATCAGGAAGTTGAACAAGAAGAGAAACCATCAGGAATGATTGTTCCTAGAGACTATTTCAGAGCTAGAGTATGTGAAAGGATCGCTTCGGAGAGGAACTTCTTATTTATTCTCGACTCTGCTATTAAACAGGCAATGTGGCGTGAAAAAGTAGACAATCTAATGTTAATTGAGCTCGAAGTCTTAAGAGTATCATTGATCTTAGAGGCGTATGTTAAGAACTATATAAATATTGGAGGAACCCAACGAGCTGAAAAAAGTATCCAATTGTTTATAAACTGTAACGAGTTAGATCAAGTTATACAGCAAGTATGTTATCCTCCTGAAGAAGACGATAGTGATTCGGAAGAAAGTTTTTTGGAGAAGTTCTGGAAGGAATAA
- a CDS encoding polymorphic outer membrane protein middle domain-containing protein has translation MPLSFKSSSFFLFACLCSGSYAFAEIKLGGNIVPPITTQGEEIIFSSDAIFKNILGAQFSTGFINSSEDLPLLGNGHSLTFFSCQAPRKQFYTLLFTKKTLTLENFSLISFTDNSSTGSGGLIYGKNIILKSIKELRCSGNRVTYSPPAITTTTPSSSTTIITGPAIFQPTNSLIMENISGAITFFSNLSNFGSAISSTPTTTITIRNNSASMDFSHNFTSSAGGVIYGGQSVLFENNSGTITFTANSCANSLQGLTPTENFALGSGGAICIPTGTLNFKNNKGPYTFSYNATPNDAGAIYVENCNFIGNQGAFVFDSNTAAKNGGAICAKVLNIESRGSIDFKYNRAEKGGAIFIGPSIGDPIKTTSTLTIQASKGDITFERNMLNTKPGIRNAITVEGGGEIVSLSATEGSRLLFYDPITHNLPTTSPTNKNIMINANGSSGSVVFSSQGLSSTELLLPGNTTTTLLGTVRVAGGELAITENAAVNVLGFATQGSGQLTLGSGGALGLADITGGTPAAVDFTIGKLAFDPISFLKKDFAAASVNAKTKTVTLTGALSLANHDEDDLYDTPLLKSPVAIPIAIFKGATVTKTGFPDGDIVTTSHYGYQGKWSYTWTRPLLISAPDGGFPGGLTPAANTLFVVWSSDTPVHSTYILNPERYGEIVSNSLWISFLGNQSFSDLLEDVFEANHQGLCITAKALGAYVEHTPRIGHEGFSGRYGGYQASLSMNYVDETTIGLSFGQLYGKTNANPYDAHCSEQMYRLSFFGRFPFVTKHMETRISWETAYGYSNNHLKTTYIKPNKTRHSQGQWHNNSYYVLVSAEHPFLNSCLLTSPLAKAWDLSGFISAEFLGGWQSKFTETGDLARSFSRGKGYNVSLPIGCSSQLFTSFKKAPSTLTMKIAYKPDIYRVNPHNIVTIVSNQESASISGAHLRRHGLFLQMHDLVDLSEKTQAFLNYTFDGKNGFTSHRVSTGVQSIF, from the coding sequence ATGCCTCTTTCTTTTAAATCCTCATCTTTTTTCCTCTTTGCCTGCTTATGTAGTGGAAGCTATGCTTTCGCTGAGATTAAATTGGGAGGAAATATTGTTCCACCAATTACGACTCAAGGTGAAGAAATCATATTTAGTTCTGATGCTATCTTTAAGAACATTCTAGGCGCGCAATTTTCAACTGGTTTTATCAATAGTTCCGAAGATCTCCCGTTATTAGGGAATGGTCATTCCCTAACGTTTTTTTCATGCCAAGCTCCTAGAAAACAATTTTATACTCTACTTTTTACGAAAAAAACTTTAACCCTAGAGAATTTTTCCTTAATTAGTTTCACAGACAACTCTTCTACAGGGTCAGGAGGTTTAATCTATGGGAAAAACATTATCCTGAAATCTATAAAAGAATTGAGATGCTCAGGGAATCGTGTCACCTACTCTCCCCCAGCTATAACGACCACTACGCCTTCTTCTTCGACTACAATAATTACAGGTCCTGCTATTTTTCAACCGACAAACTCACTAATAATGGAAAATATTTCAGGAGCGATAACATTTTTCAGCAATCTCTCCAATTTCGGATCAGCAATTAGCAGTACACCAACGACTACTATTACAATCAGGAATAACTCTGCCTCTATGGATTTTTCACACAATTTCACATCATCAGCAGGTGGTGTGATTTATGGTGGCCAATCCGTGCTATTCGAAAACAATTCTGGAACAATTACCTTCACAGCAAATTCTTGTGCGAACAGTTTACAAGGGCTTACCCCAACAGAAAATTTTGCTCTAGGCAGTGGTGGAGCTATCTGTATCCCTACAGGAACTCTAAATTTTAAAAATAATAAAGGTCCATATACCTTCTCCTATAACGCCACTCCAAATGATGCTGGTGCGATCTATGTTGAAAACTGTAATTTCATAGGAAACCAGGGAGCTTTTGTATTCGACAGTAATACTGCAGCAAAAAATGGTGGGGCTATTTGTGCTAAGGTTCTAAATATTGAATCAAGGGGCTCCATTGATTTTAAGTATAATCGTGCAGAAAAAGGGGGCGCCATCTTCATAGGCCCTTCTATTGGAGACCCTATAAAAACAACATCTACACTTACTATTCAGGCTTCGAAAGGAGATATTACTTTCGAAAGAAATATGCTGAATACAAAGCCTGGGATTCGTAATGCTATTACTGTGGAAGGTGGTGGTGAGATTGTATCTCTATCTGCTACAGAAGGATCTCGTCTTTTATTTTATGATCCTATTACACATAATTTGCCAACTACAAGCCCAACGAATAAAAATATTATGATCAATGCCAACGGCTCCTCAGGATCCGTTGTTTTCTCTAGCCAAGGGCTTTCCTCAACAGAGCTTCTGCTTCCTGGAAATACTACAACTACACTATTGGGTACAGTAAGGGTTGCTGGAGGAGAGCTTGCGATCACAGAGAATGCGGCTGTTAACGTCCTTGGTTTTGCGACTCAAGGTTCGGGTCAACTTACTCTTGGCTCTGGAGGAGCTTTAGGATTAGCTGACATTACTGGAGGCACACCTGCTGCTGTAGACTTTACCATTGGCAAGCTAGCCTTTGATCCTATTTCTTTTTTAAAGAAAGACTTTGCTGCAGCATCAGTAAATGCAAAAACTAAAACAGTCACCCTAACGGGAGCATTAAGTCTTGCTAATCATGACGAAGATGATCTCTATGATACACCATTACTAAAATCGCCTGTAGCAATTCCTATAGCTATTTTTAAAGGAGCCACAGTTACTAAAACAGGTTTTCCTGATGGAGACATTGTGACTACAAGTCACTACGGTTATCAAGGAAAATGGTCCTATACATGGACACGTCCCCTACTGATTTCTGCTCCAGATGGAGGATTCCCTGGGGGACTGACTCCTGCGGCAAACACTCTCTTTGTTGTTTGGTCTTCAGATACTCCTGTTCACTCTACTTATATCTTAAATCCTGAGCGTTATGGAGAAATCGTTAGCAATAGTTTATGGATTTCCTTTTTAGGCAATCAGTCGTTTTCAGATCTTCTGGAAGATGTTTTCGAAGCGAATCATCAAGGACTCTGTATTACAGCAAAAGCTTTAGGAGCCTATGTTGAGCATACACCTAGAATTGGTCATGAAGGATTTTCAGGACGTTATGGTGGTTATCAGGCTTCTCTATCTATGAATTATGTAGACGAAACTACGATAGGCCTTTCTTTCGGTCAGCTCTACGGAAAAACAAATGCTAACCCCTATGATGCGCACTGCTCAGAACAAATGTACCGGTTGTCCTTTTTTGGACGATTCCCTTTCGTTACTAAACATATGGAGACGCGGATCTCATGGGAAACTGCTTATGGATATTCAAATAATCACCTCAAAACTACCTACATCAAACCTAATAAAACTCGACATTCCCAAGGGCAATGGCATAATAACAGCTATTACGTTCTAGTCTCTGCAGAACATCCTTTCCTAAACTCGTGTCTTCTTACAAGCCCTCTTGCAAAAGCTTGGGACCTCTCAGGATTTATCTCAGCCGAATTCCTTGGTGGTTGGCAAAGTAAATTTACAGAAACAGGAGATCTAGCACGTAGCTTCAGCAGAGGGAAAGGTTATAATGTTTCCCTACCGATAGGATGTTCTTCCCAATTGTTTACATCTTTTAAGAAAGCTCCCTCCACACTGACCATGAAGATCGCCTATAAACCTGACATATATCGCGTAAATCCCCATAATATCGTTACTATAGTTTCTAACCAAGAAAGTGCTTCTATATCAGGAGCTCATTTACGCCGTCATGGCTTATTTCTACAAATGCATGATTTAGTAGATCTTTCTGAAAAGACTCAGGCTTTCCTGAATTATACTTTTGATGGGAAGAATGGATTTACAAGCCATCGTGTTTCCACGGGGGTTCAGTCAATATTCTAA